Proteins from a genomic interval of Gossypium hirsutum isolate 1008001.06 chromosome A09, Gossypium_hirsutum_v2.1, whole genome shotgun sequence:
- the LOC107930169 gene encoding abscisic acid receptor PYL8 — MNVSSSAAATEYIKRHHRHEAGENQCSSALVKLIKAPLPLVWSLVRRFDEPQKYKPFVSRCVAPGNLEIGSLREVDVKSGLPATTSTERLELLDDNEHILSIRIIGGDHRLQNYSSIISVHPEMIDGRPGTLVIESFVVDVPEGNTKDETCFFVEALIKCNLKSLADVSEGLAMQDRTERIDIRKLGAER; from the exons ATGAACGTGAGTAGCAGTGCGGCGGCGACTGAGTATATAAAGAGGCATCACAGGCATGAGGCTGGAGAGAATCAGTGTAGTTCAGCTCTTGTTAAGCTCATCAAAGCTCCTCTTCCTCTG GTATGGTCTTTGGTGAGAAGATTTGATGAACCTCAGAAGTATAAACCCTTTGTCAGCCGGTGTGTGGCGCCAGGAAACCTTGAAATTGGGAGTCTTAGAGAAGTGGATGTCAAGTCGGGACTCCCGGCGACTACGAGTACCGAAAGACTGGAACTCCTAGATGATAATGAGCATATCCTAAGCATAAGGATTATCGGTGGGGATCACCGACTTCAG AACTACTCTTCTATCATATCAGTCCATCCAGAGATGATAGATGGAAGACCTGGGACACTAGTGATCGAATCCTTCGTGGTGGATGTGCCGGAGGGTAATACCAAAGATGAAACATGTTTCTTTGTTGAAGCATTGATCAAATGCAATCTCAAATCACTTGCAGATGTGTCGGAGGGGCTGGCAATGCAGGACCGGACTGAACGGATCGATATTCGAAAGTTGGGAGCTGAAAGATAA